A single window of Jiangella alkaliphila DNA harbors:
- a CDS encoding ATP-binding protein: protein MAYRRRIVDDLLDELFPHLAAIALEGAKGVGKTATATQRAKTILSLDEPAQREILAANLDHIIQVPPPVLIDEWQLEPPVWDRVRRAVDDDNTGGRFLLAGSAGIAPGVRIHSGAGRIVSFPMRPLAFSERGLLEPTVSLSDLLAGGQPSIEGHSPIDVSTYTDEILSSGFPGIRVLPERARQIQLDSYIARIVERELPENGVSIRRPDRLRAWLTSYGAATATDASYSKILDAATAGEDDKPARGTVDSYREHLTRIFVLDPIPAWIPIFNPLKRLTHTPKHHLVDPAIAARLVKIGKAGLLRGEGDRVAAPTGTWLGALFESLTAQSVRVYASAVGAEVGHLRTKDTAREIDLIVEGSDRRVVAIEVKLAATISDHDVRHLNWLQQQIGSRLSDRVIVTTGQYAYRRPDGVAVIPLALLGP, encoded by the coding sequence ATGGCCTACCGGCGCCGCATCGTTGACGACCTCCTCGACGAGCTGTTTCCCCACCTCGCGGCGATCGCCCTGGAGGGGGCCAAGGGCGTAGGCAAGACGGCAACCGCCACCCAACGAGCCAAGACCATCTTGTCCCTCGACGAACCTGCGCAGCGAGAGATCCTGGCGGCAAACCTCGACCACATCATTCAGGTTCCGCCGCCCGTCCTGATCGACGAGTGGCAGCTCGAGCCGCCTGTCTGGGACCGAGTCCGCAGGGCCGTGGATGACGACAACACCGGCGGGCGATTCCTGCTAGCCGGTTCTGCCGGCATCGCCCCGGGCGTACGCATCCACTCCGGTGCAGGCCGGATCGTCAGCTTTCCGATGCGACCGCTCGCCTTCAGCGAGCGTGGCTTGCTCGAACCGACGGTCTCGCTCAGCGATCTACTCGCCGGTGGCCAGCCCTCGATCGAGGGTCACTCTCCGATCGATGTCTCCACCTACACCGATGAGATTCTCAGCTCCGGGTTCCCAGGTATCCGCGTCCTCCCCGAACGAGCACGGCAGATCCAACTCGACAGCTACATCGCCCGCATCGTGGAGCGGGAGCTGCCGGAGAACGGCGTCTCTATCCGCCGGCCCGACCGGCTCCGCGCTTGGCTCACCTCATATGGAGCTGCCACCGCGACGGACGCCTCGTACTCGAAGATCCTTGATGCTGCCACGGCTGGCGAGGACGACAAGCCCGCGCGCGGGACGGTTGACTCCTATCGCGAGCACCTTACGCGGATCTTCGTGCTCGACCCGATCCCGGCGTGGATTCCCATCTTCAACCCCCTCAAACGCCTGACTCACACGCCCAAGCATCACCTCGTCGACCCAGCCATCGCGGCCCGCCTTGTGAAAATCGGGAAGGCAGGCCTGCTGAGGGGTGAGGGCGACAGGGTCGCTGCACCGACGGGCACGTGGCTAGGCGCCCTCTTCGAGTCGCTCACGGCGCAGAGCGTGCGCGTATACGCCAGCGCGGTCGGCGCGGAGGTCGGACACCTACGCACCAAGGACACGGCGCGTGAGATCGACCTCATCGTCGAAGGCAGCGACCGTCGAGTTGTCGCGATCGAGGTGAAACTTGCGGCGACCATCAGCGATCACGACGTGCGCCACCTGAACTGGCTCCAGCAACAGATCGGCAGCCGACTCTCCGACCGCGTCATCGTCACGACTGGCCAGTACGCCTATCGTCGCCCCGACGGCGTCGCCGTCATCCCACTCGCCCTGCTAGGTCCGTAG
- a CDS encoding glycosyltransferase: MKLPLGRVRRLVKKVLPQAYLDDVARRRRIASAIRASGLFDAAWYREQLDEPIPSGVDPIDHYVTVGSATDVSPNPCFVSEWYRDHPDSPKKLDVSPFIHYVNRGIARGLSPHPLFDPEFYTERHPEAAKHRGGPLGHYLETGWKSGAQPSAAFDVEAYTTNFDDVQGAPLADFARRTRRLMQETRGWEHLPRTADTFDHDAAEAFKRRVIAEYAGRGEAPPLVTVVIPTKDRREGVLAAIDSVVAQTYRNWQLIVVDDGSTDGTAEAIEPLLADERIELVRRERAGGVSAARNAGLAQARGDYVAYLDSDNVWTPDFLEVMVAFVRTRSLRFGYAVSELVEEKKNGRRGYRSLPYNRAALVERNFIDCIVVLHERSLLDEVGAFDEDLRRNVDWDLFIRMSAVTDFELAPFIATVYDAWEERSDRITINELFGYRFVIRAKHLVDWAAVDAGLAGRRPGTVSVVIHAGDDAQAVTATVERLLDDGVDGAGGGDDLEVVVVDAKASEAEAMRLQFLPIRFPNVRVLRQTQRLSTELSRTIGAAQSTSETVVFLTPGGWVEPGWLGPLTTALSDGAAAAQPLVLLRDGTVWSAGVAFARGAHPHNLYQRFPGDAPEVVAPSSPAGLTPVALAVRAADFAAVRGFEPLFVNDPDNPDLSLRLARETGRPLRYVPDSQVALTEIPERRTTASAVTTATDNQELFTGRWKDTVAQDDVTVWGERGYAIVGYDGGATTHWGFDPIVVQDRPDRPLRWAIKIGAPDVARRTNWGDWHYAIGLKEALERLGHEAVIDAKRAWYRPTSRFDDVALVLRGVSVYTVNPQQINLSWVISHPERVTRRELASYDAVFAASTSLARRMSTDLGAPVRPLLQATDQYRFHPVPADPRRRHDVLFVGNARGMRASVGAALSAGIVPSVYGVRWRGLLPEGAWLGEYIPNEDLPAVYAGAGVVLNDHWDDMKAEGLMSNRLFDLAACGARVVTDVVPGVEEVFGDVVLTYSTPQELAAAVNLQLAETPERAAAREKLSELVRREHSFDARAEELVETVRKLQAERIVAGPA, encoded by the coding sequence ATGAAACTGCCGCTCGGCAGGGTCCGTCGGTTGGTCAAGAAGGTACTGCCGCAGGCGTACCTCGACGACGTCGCGCGGCGCCGCCGCATCGCGTCGGCCATCCGTGCCAGTGGGCTGTTCGACGCCGCCTGGTACCGCGAGCAGCTGGACGAGCCGATCCCGTCCGGCGTCGACCCGATCGACCACTACGTCACGGTCGGCTCGGCCACCGACGTCTCGCCGAACCCGTGCTTCGTCAGCGAGTGGTACCGCGACCACCCCGACAGCCCGAAGAAGCTCGACGTCTCGCCGTTCATCCACTACGTCAACCGCGGCATCGCCCGCGGGCTGTCGCCGCATCCGCTGTTCGACCCCGAGTTCTACACCGAGCGGCACCCCGAGGCGGCCAAACACCGTGGCGGCCCGCTCGGGCACTACCTCGAGACCGGCTGGAAGTCCGGCGCGCAGCCCAGCGCCGCCTTCGACGTCGAGGCCTACACCACGAACTTCGACGACGTTCAGGGCGCGCCGCTGGCCGACTTCGCCCGCCGCACCCGCCGGCTCATGCAGGAGACTCGCGGCTGGGAGCACCTGCCGCGCACCGCCGACACCTTCGACCACGACGCCGCCGAGGCGTTCAAGCGCCGCGTCATCGCCGAGTACGCCGGGCGTGGCGAGGCGCCGCCGCTGGTCACCGTCGTCATCCCGACGAAGGACCGGCGCGAGGGCGTGCTCGCCGCCATCGACTCCGTCGTCGCGCAGACGTACCGGAACTGGCAGCTGATCGTCGTCGACGACGGCAGCACCGACGGCACCGCCGAGGCGATCGAGCCGCTGCTGGCCGACGAGCGCATCGAGCTGGTCCGCCGCGAACGGGCCGGCGGCGTCTCTGCGGCCCGCAACGCCGGCCTGGCGCAGGCCCGCGGCGACTACGTCGCCTACCTCGACAGCGACAACGTCTGGACGCCCGATTTCCTCGAGGTCATGGTCGCGTTCGTGCGCACCCGGTCGCTGCGGTTCGGCTACGCCGTCTCCGAGCTGGTCGAGGAGAAGAAGAACGGCCGCCGCGGCTACCGGTCGCTGCCGTACAACCGCGCCGCGCTGGTGGAACGCAACTTCATCGACTGCATCGTCGTCCTGCACGAGCGGTCGCTGCTCGACGAGGTCGGCGCGTTCGACGAGGACCTGCGCCGCAACGTCGACTGGGACCTGTTCATCCGGATGTCCGCGGTCACCGACTTCGAGCTGGCGCCGTTCATCGCCACCGTCTACGACGCGTGGGAAGAGCGCAGCGACCGCATCACCATCAACGAGCTGTTCGGCTACCGCTTCGTCATCCGGGCCAAGCACCTGGTCGACTGGGCCGCCGTCGACGCCGGGCTGGCCGGCCGCCGGCCGGGGACCGTCTCCGTCGTCATCCACGCGGGCGACGACGCCCAGGCCGTCACGGCCACCGTCGAGCGGCTGCTCGACGACGGCGTTGACGGCGCCGGCGGTGGCGATGACCTCGAGGTGGTCGTCGTCGACGCGAAGGCGTCCGAGGCCGAGGCCATGCGGCTGCAGTTCCTGCCCATCCGGTTCCCGAACGTGCGGGTGCTGCGGCAGACCCAGCGGCTTTCGACCGAGTTGTCGCGGACCATCGGCGCCGCGCAGTCCACCAGCGAGACCGTCGTCTTCCTGACCCCGGGCGGCTGGGTCGAGCCCGGCTGGCTGGGGCCGCTGACCACCGCGCTGTCCGACGGCGCCGCGGCGGCCCAGCCGCTGGTGCTGCTGCGCGACGGCACGGTGTGGTCGGCCGGCGTGGCGTTCGCCCGTGGCGCGCACCCGCACAACCTCTACCAGCGGTTCCCCGGCGACGCGCCCGAGGTGGTCGCGCCGTCGTCGCCGGCCGGGCTGACGCCGGTCGCGCTCGCCGTCCGGGCCGCCGACTTCGCCGCCGTCCGCGGCTTCGAGCCGCTGTTCGTCAACGACCCCGACAACCCCGACCTCAGCCTCCGGCTGGCCCGCGAGACCGGCCGCCCGCTGCGGTACGTGCCTGACAGCCAGGTCGCTCTCACCGAGATCCCGGAGCGCCGCACCACGGCGTCGGCCGTCACCACGGCGACCGACAACCAGGAGCTGTTCACCGGCCGCTGGAAGGACACCGTCGCCCAGGACGACGTCACCGTGTGGGGCGAGCGCGGCTACGCCATCGTCGGCTACGACGGCGGGGCCACGACGCACTGGGGGTTCGACCCGATCGTCGTGCAGGACCGGCCGGACCGGCCGCTGCGCTGGGCCATCAAGATCGGCGCGCCCGACGTCGCCCGGCGCACCAACTGGGGCGACTGGCACTACGCCATCGGCCTCAAGGAGGCGCTCGAGCGGCTCGGCCACGAGGCCGTCATCGACGCCAAGCGGGCGTGGTACCGGCCGACCTCCCGGTTCGACGACGTCGCCCTCGTGCTGCGCGGCGTCAGCGTCTACACGGTGAACCCGCAGCAGATCAACCTGTCCTGGGTGATCAGCCACCCCGAGCGGGTCACCCGGCGCGAGCTGGCCTCCTACGACGCCGTCTTCGCCGCGTCGACCAGCCTCGCCCGGCGGATGTCGACCGACCTCGGCGCGCCGGTGCGGCCGCTGCTGCAGGCCACCGACCAGTACCGCTTCCACCCCGTCCCCGCCGACCCGCGCCGCCGCCACGACGTGCTGTTCGTCGGCAACGCGCGCGGCATGCGGGCCTCGGTCGGCGCGGCGCTGTCGGCCGGCATCGTGCCGTCTGTCTACGGCGTGCGCTGGCGCGGGCTGCTGCCCGAGGGCGCCTGGCTCGGCGAGTACATCCCGAACGAGGATCTGCCCGCCGTCTACGCCGGCGCCGGCGTCGTCCTCAACGACCACTGGGACGACATGAAGGCCGAGGGCCTGATGTCCAACCGGCTGTTCGACCTCGCCGCCTGCGGGGCGCGGGTGGTGACCGACGTCGTCCCCGGCGTCGAGGAGGTCTTCGGCGACGTCGTCCTGACCTACTCGACGCCGCAGGAGCTGGCCGCCGCCGTGAACCTGCAGTTGGCCGAGACGCCGGAGCGTGCGGCGGCTCGCGAGAAGCTGTCCGAGCTGGTCCGGCGCGAGCACTCGTTCGACGCCCGGGCCGAGGAGCTGGTCGAGACGGTGCGCAAGCTGCAGGCCGAACGGATCGTCGCCGGCCCGGCCTGA
- the rfbD gene encoding dTDP-4-dehydrorhamnose reductase, translating to MRWLITGAAGMLGRDVATVLDDADVTALGRSQLDITDAAAVDDAVRGHDVVVNTAAWTDVDGAETAEAAAAAVNGTAPAHLAASCARHGARLVHVSTDYVFDGAATTPYPEDAPTAPRSAYGRGKLAGERAVLSALPDAGYVVRTAWLYGEHGGNFVKTMARLSAARETLDVVDDQRGQPTWSMDVATALVGLVRAEAPAGVYHATNSGETTWFGLARAVFAQLGLDPERVRPTTTDKFPRPAPRPAYSVLGHDGWARAGLPPLRPWDEALAAAAPAVLPQH from the coding sequence GTGCGGTGGTTGATCACGGGTGCGGCGGGCATGCTGGGCCGTGACGTCGCGACGGTGCTGGACGACGCCGACGTCACCGCCCTGGGCCGGTCGCAGCTCGACATCACCGACGCCGCGGCGGTCGACGACGCGGTTCGCGGGCACGACGTCGTCGTCAACACCGCCGCGTGGACCGACGTCGACGGCGCCGAGACGGCCGAGGCTGCGGCCGCGGCGGTCAACGGCACCGCACCGGCGCACCTGGCCGCGTCCTGCGCCCGCCACGGCGCCCGGCTGGTGCACGTCTCGACCGACTACGTGTTCGACGGCGCCGCGACCACGCCGTACCCCGAGGACGCGCCCACCGCGCCCCGGTCGGCGTACGGACGCGGCAAGCTGGCCGGCGAGCGCGCGGTGCTGTCGGCGCTGCCCGACGCCGGCTACGTCGTCCGCACGGCCTGGCTCTACGGCGAGCACGGCGGCAACTTCGTCAAGACGATGGCCCGGCTCTCGGCCGCCCGCGAGACCCTCGACGTCGTCGACGACCAGCGCGGCCAGCCGACGTGGTCGATGGACGTCGCGACGGCCCTGGTCGGCCTCGTCCGCGCCGAGGCGCCGGCCGGCGTCTACCACGCCACGAACAGCGGCGAGACGACGTGGTTCGGCCTGGCCCGCGCGGTCTTCGCGCAACTGGGCCTCGACCCCGAGCGGGTCCGGCCCACCACGACCGACAAGTTCCCGCGCCCGGCGCCGCGGCCCGCGTACTCCGTCCTCGGCCACGACGGCTGGGCCCGGGCCGGCCTGCCGCCGCTGCGCCCCTGGGACGAGGCGCTGGCAGCCGCAGCCCCCGCCGTCCTGCCCCAGCACTGA
- a CDS encoding glycosyltransferase: MGRVSGIRQVRSGLLRRRVALGAGLRAYRRRVGRPLGPWPPKRRVRVEPVEEFLTWNVLDREFYAAQAGKEFADDAVAARHYLRWGLQRGLSPHPLYEPEFHDPKYRARKGVDPFRRARLATTGALGPLFDVATYLERRPEAAEHPGGVLGHFLSWAGPETPLPVRPDHVGAVPGLGVVRDRAVAAARRWREQHDVGHGTRLSEQLDTAAELDWITRTSRLPLPSGEDGPLVSVVIAVRNRPAQIRAAVASVLRQSLRDLELIVVDDGSDDETPDVLRELAGRDYRVRVLARPWRGVCAARNTGIAAARGRYVAFLDSDDLYRPRFLELAVKAMAADGLRAAHAVLDHGADAPLRYLAFDGTQDHLLVKNHVNMISLVVERSVLTAIGGFDESLRRWVDHDFVIRIAGETSLRLLPFVGGAVGGTAASQDRITLTEAPGWEYVVLAKHHVDWAAVAAGLDTRVPGRVSVLVPTFQDWRMTADAVASVLAAAADEGDDVEVVVVDNGSRRAVSAILAARFAASREVTVVRAARNLNFALGSNLAFAHSTGAAVVFLNNDTVVRPGWLRPLVGALDDDAVIGAQPLLVYPDGTIQSAGTIFAGGDSFPHAFLAHHPAEDAQALGTMSGFTAVTAAALAMRAADVVALRGLDPMYINGCEDIDLCLRAGEELGGRFAVVTGSVVEHHESKTPGRSAFGGANRLAFEARWAGRLPASELSRYEDAGFAVAHVQPGVVDPAGLRTAVPVLVRPASPALRWAVKIGAHAGPRGDTWGDVHFARDLAAALRRLGQQVVVDRRLAFDRPTGYLDDVTLTLRGLEPYAPGPGRINLLWVISHPDTVTASEARRYDAVFAASVPWAASVSQRWGLDVRPLLQATEPARFQPGAAGAAAGPVLFVGSGRRGEVRPIVRDAILAGVDLHVYGLNWRDAIPARYVRGEYLANDAAGAAYGRARVVLNDHWADMRANGFVSNRVFDVVAAGGRVISDPIEGLSELFGPAVRTYSSPEELAALCALEPDELCPPEVLKLVSEEVRTLHSFDARARVLLDAALAARSHAD, encoded by the coding sequence TTGGGCAGAGTCAGCGGGATCAGGCAGGTGCGCTCGGGGCTGCTCCGGCGGCGGGTGGCGCTGGGTGCCGGCCTCCGGGCGTATCGGCGCCGGGTCGGCCGGCCGCTGGGCCCGTGGCCGCCGAAGCGGCGGGTCCGCGTCGAGCCGGTCGAGGAGTTCCTCACCTGGAACGTGCTGGACCGGGAGTTCTACGCCGCCCAGGCCGGCAAGGAGTTCGCCGACGACGCCGTCGCGGCCCGGCACTACCTGCGCTGGGGGCTGCAGCGCGGGCTCTCGCCGCATCCGTTGTACGAGCCGGAGTTCCACGACCCGAAGTACCGGGCGCGCAAGGGGGTCGACCCGTTCCGTCGCGCGCGCCTGGCCACGACGGGCGCGCTGGGGCCGCTGTTCGACGTCGCGACGTATCTCGAGCGGCGCCCCGAGGCGGCCGAGCACCCGGGGGGCGTGCTCGGCCACTTCCTCTCCTGGGCCGGTCCGGAGACGCCGCTGCCGGTGCGGCCCGACCATGTCGGCGCCGTGCCGGGGCTGGGCGTGGTCCGGGACCGGGCGGTCGCGGCCGCCCGGCGGTGGCGTGAGCAGCACGACGTCGGCCACGGCACGCGGCTGAGCGAGCAGCTCGATACGGCCGCGGAGCTGGACTGGATCACCCGGACGTCCCGGCTGCCGCTGCCGTCCGGCGAGGACGGGCCACTGGTCAGCGTCGTCATCGCGGTCCGGAACCGGCCGGCGCAGATCCGGGCGGCGGTCGCGTCGGTGCTACGGCAGAGCCTGCGCGACCTCGAGCTGATCGTCGTCGACGACGGGTCCGACGACGAGACGCCGGACGTGCTGCGGGAGCTGGCCGGCCGCGACTACCGGGTCCGGGTGCTGGCCCGTCCGTGGCGCGGGGTGTGCGCCGCCCGCAACACCGGGATCGCGGCGGCCCGCGGCCGCTACGTCGCCTTCCTCGACTCCGACGACCTGTACCGCCCGCGTTTCCTGGAGCTGGCGGTGAAGGCGATGGCCGCCGACGGCCTGCGGGCCGCGCACGCCGTCTTGGACCACGGGGCGGACGCGCCGCTGCGGTACCTCGCCTTCGACGGCACGCAGGACCATCTGCTGGTCAAGAACCACGTGAACATGATCTCGCTGGTGGTCGAGCGGTCTGTGCTGACGGCCATCGGCGGGTTCGACGAGTCGCTGCGCCGCTGGGTCGACCACGACTTCGTGATCCGGATCGCCGGCGAGACGTCGCTGCGGCTGCTGCCGTTCGTCGGCGGAGCGGTGGGTGGGACGGCGGCGAGCCAGGACCGGATCACGCTGACCGAGGCGCCGGGCTGGGAGTACGTCGTGCTGGCCAAGCACCACGTGGACTGGGCCGCCGTCGCCGCCGGGCTGGACACCCGCGTGCCCGGGCGGGTGTCGGTGCTGGTCCCGACCTTCCAGGACTGGCGCATGACGGCGGACGCGGTGGCGTCGGTGCTGGCCGCGGCGGCGGACGAGGGCGACGACGTCGAGGTGGTCGTGGTCGACAACGGGTCGCGGCGGGCGGTCTCCGCGATCCTGGCGGCCCGGTTCGCCGCGTCGCGCGAGGTGACGGTGGTGCGGGCGGCCCGCAACCTCAACTTCGCACTCGGCTCGAACCTGGCGTTCGCGCATTCCACCGGCGCCGCCGTCGTGTTCCTCAACAACGACACCGTCGTACGCCCCGGTTGGCTGCGGCCGCTGGTCGGCGCGCTCGACGACGACGCCGTCATCGGGGCGCAGCCGCTGCTGGTGTACCCCGACGGGACGATCCAGTCGGCCGGCACCATCTTCGCCGGCGGCGACAGCTTCCCGCACGCCTTCCTGGCCCACCATCCGGCCGAGGACGCGCAGGCGCTCGGCACGATGAGCGGCTTCACCGCCGTCACCGCCGCTGCCCTGGCCATGCGGGCCGCCGACGTCGTCGCGCTGCGCGGCTTAGACCCGATGTACATCAACGGCTGCGAGGACATCGACCTGTGCCTGCGCGCCGGCGAGGAGTTGGGCGGCCGGTTCGCCGTCGTCACCGGGTCCGTCGTCGAGCACCACGAGAGCAAGACGCCGGGCCGGTCGGCCTTCGGCGGCGCGAACCGGCTGGCCTTCGAGGCGCGCTGGGCCGGCCGGCTGCCGGCGTCGGAGCTGAGCCGGTACGAGGACGCCGGGTTCGCGGTGGCGCACGTGCAGCCGGGCGTCGTCGACCCGGCCGGGCTGCGGACGGCGGTGCCGGTGCTGGTCCGCCCGGCGTCGCCGGCGCTGCGCTGGGCGGTCAAGATCGGCGCGCACGCCGGCCCACGGGGCGACACCTGGGGCGACGTGCACTTCGCCCGCGACCTCGCGGCCGCGCTGCGCCGGCTCGGCCAGCAGGTCGTCGTCGACCGCAGGCTGGCCTTCGACCGCCCCACCGGCTACCTCGACGACGTCACACTCACGTTGCGCGGGCTGGAGCCGTACGCGCCCGGTCCCGGCCGCATCAACCTGCTCTGGGTGATCAGCCACCCCGACACGGTGACCGCGAGCGAGGCACGCCGCTACGACGCGGTGTTCGCGGCGTCAGTGCCGTGGGCAGCGTCGGTGTCGCAGCGATGGGGGCTGGACGTGCGACCGCTGCTGCAGGCCACCGAGCCGGCCCGGTTCCAGCCCGGCGCGGCCGGCGCGGCGGCGGGTCCGGTGCTGTTCGTCGGCTCCGGCCGGCGCGGCGAGGTCCGGCCGATCGTCCGCGACGCCATCCTGGCCGGCGTCGACCTGCACGTGTACGGGCTGAACTGGCGCGACGCGATCCCCGCGCGGTACGTGCGCGGCGAGTACCTGGCCAACGACGCGGCCGGCGCGGCCTACGGGCGGGCCCGCGTGGTGCTCAACGACCACTGGGCGGACATGCGGGCGAACGGCTTCGTGTCGAACCGGGTCTTCGACGTGGTGGCGGCGGGCGGGCGGGTGATCAGCGACCCGATCGAGGGCCTGTCCGAGCTGTTCGGGCCGGCCGTGCGGACGTACTCGTCACCGGAGGAGCTGGCGGCGCTGTGCGCGCTGGAACCGGACGAGCTGTGCCCGCCCGAGGTGCTGAAGCTGGTGTCCGAGGAGGTCCGGACCCTGCACTCGTTCGACGCCCGGGCCCGGGTGCTACTCGATGCCGCCCTGGCCGCCCGCTCGCACGCCGACTGA
- a CDS encoding CehA/McbA family metallohydrolase: MSEPAAQPLLASANRAARAMRDLGDPLPDDVTARLTELAADRRPDAEVVAEAEALLRPHVLVDVHVDERAETTSSPGAAPPRLVQHGWRSFLVRVANPHRIEARLHGMTPGVFGIIDQKSHAARTVLPDTLDSVPRIEGAWLQAKLASSGDLSGLEAEYLVVSVYSREAGPRKGGLTFAAAVQESPESLTRPPEHLAGRRMMFDPRDYGASFEFDCTAAREIRFDVREPDGASSVAAITVRDAQGRSYPSTAMRLAPDMFFHEHVYRATGEVIRLPEGRYEITARRGPEYREAQVDVHVEAATDAVDLRLDRWIDPAGHGYYSGDPHIHAGGCSHYNVPSEGVTPETMIRHVRGEGLWLGSVLTWGPCYYHQKQFFSGESISPPALLENPAMQRAQGMTWEPQKTDRDGQSLLRYDVEVSGFPSSHSGHVILLGLTDQDYPGTELIEDWPSWNLPIMRWGHSQNALVGYAHCGLGLAAGTDELPNYVVPGFHSIGSNEIIVDVPLGAADFQAGAELAPAAELNIWYHLLNVGFRTLMLGETDYPCIYDEGPGVGRTYVRLPSPPQGPQALETWIAGLKDGASYFGDGRSHVFDLAVDGEVAREHAAAAPGAVRVTATVAAWLPEQPPPPPEPGRPAYSAPVGWHLERARLGESREVLLELVVNGVAVASQWVLADGVERDVAFDVTLERSSWVALRILRSVHTQPVFVEAGGRPIRASKRSAQWLHDSVDALWAAKSGFIREAERADARAAYDAAQAVYLTRRDECEAD, translated from the coding sequence GTGTCCGAGCCCGCTGCCCAGCCCCTGCTCGCCTCCGCCAACCGCGCCGCTCGCGCCATGCGTGACCTCGGCGACCCGCTGCCCGACGACGTCACCGCCCGGCTGACAGAGCTGGCGGCCGACCGGCGCCCCGACGCCGAGGTCGTCGCCGAGGCCGAGGCGCTGCTGCGCCCGCACGTACTCGTCGACGTGCATGTCGACGAGCGGGCCGAGACCACGAGCTCGCCCGGCGCGGCGCCGCCGCGGCTGGTCCAGCACGGCTGGCGCAGTTTCCTGGTCCGGGTCGCGAACCCGCACCGCATCGAGGCGCGGCTGCACGGCATGACCCCCGGCGTGTTCGGGATCATCGACCAGAAGAGCCACGCCGCCCGCACCGTCCTGCCCGACACCCTCGACAGCGTGCCGCGCATCGAGGGCGCCTGGCTGCAGGCGAAGCTCGCGTCGTCCGGCGACCTGTCCGGGCTGGAGGCCGAGTACCTGGTCGTCAGCGTGTACAGCCGCGAGGCCGGCCCGCGCAAGGGCGGGCTGACGTTCGCCGCGGCCGTCCAGGAGTCGCCGGAGAGCCTGACCCGCCCGCCGGAGCACCTGGCCGGCCGCCGGATGATGTTCGACCCTCGCGACTACGGCGCGAGCTTCGAGTTCGACTGCACTGCGGCGCGGGAGATCCGGTTCGACGTCCGCGAGCCCGACGGCGCCAGCAGCGTCGCAGCCATCACCGTGCGCGACGCCCAGGGCCGGTCGTACCCGTCGACGGCGATGCGCCTGGCGCCGGACATGTTCTTCCACGAGCACGTGTACCGCGCCACCGGCGAAGTGATCCGGCTGCCGGAGGGGCGGTACGAGATCACCGCGCGGCGCGGGCCGGAGTACCGCGAGGCCCAGGTGGACGTCCACGTCGAGGCCGCCACTGACGCCGTCGACCTACGGCTGGACCGCTGGATCGACCCGGCCGGGCACGGCTACTACTCCGGCGACCCGCACATCCACGCCGGCGGCTGCTCGCACTACAACGTGCCGAGCGAGGGCGTGACGCCGGAGACGATGATCAGGCACGTCCGCGGCGAGGGCCTGTGGCTGGGCAGCGTGCTGACCTGGGGTCCCTGCTACTACCACCAGAAGCAGTTCTTCAGCGGCGAGTCGATCAGTCCGCCGGCGTTGCTGGAGAACCCGGCCATGCAGCGGGCCCAGGGCATGACCTGGGAGCCGCAGAAGACCGACCGCGACGGCCAGAGCCTGCTGCGCTACGACGTGGAGGTGTCCGGTTTCCCGTCCAGCCACTCCGGGCACGTCATCCTGCTCGGGCTGACCGACCAGGACTACCCGGGCACCGAGCTGATCGAGGACTGGCCGTCCTGGAACCTGCCGATCATGCGCTGGGGCCACTCGCAGAACGCCCTGGTCGGCTACGCGCACTGCGGACTCGGGCTGGCCGCCGGCACCGACGAGCTGCCCAACTACGTCGTCCCCGGGTTCCACTCGATCGGGTCCAACGAGATCATCGTCGACGTGCCGCTGGGCGCCGCCGACTTCCAGGCCGGCGCCGAGCTGGCCCCGGCGGCCGAGCTGAACATCTGGTACCACCTGCTCAACGTGGGTTTCCGCACGTTGATGCTAGGCGAGACCGACTACCCGTGCATCTACGACGAGGGCCCGGGCGTCGGGCGCACCTACGTCCGGCTGCCGTCGCCGCCGCAGGGGCCACAGGCGCTGGAGACGTGGATCGCCGGGCTGAAGGACGGCGCGTCGTACTTCGGCGACGGCCGCAGCCACGTGTTCGACCTCGCCGTCGACGGCGAGGTGGCGCGCGAGCACGCAGCTGCGGCGCCGGGCGCCGTCCGGGTGACGGCGACGGTCGCCGCGTGGCTGCCCGAGCAGCCGCCACCGCCGCCCGAGCCGGGCCGTCCCGCCTACAGCGCGCCAGTCGGCTGGCACCTGGAGCGGGCTCGCCTCGGCGAGAGCCGCGAGGTGCTGCTGGAGCTGGTGGTGAACGGCGTCGCGGTGGCCTCGCAGTGGGTGCTCGCGGACGGCGTCGAGCGGGACGTGGCGTTCGACGTCACGCTGGAGCGCTCGTCGTGGGTGGCGCTGCGGATCCTGCGCAGCGTGCACACCCAGCCGGTCTTCGTCGAGGCCGGCGGCCGGCCGATCCGCGCCTCCAAGCGCAGCGCCCAGTGGCTGCACGACTCGGTCGACGCGCTGTGGGCGGCGAAGTCCGGGTTCATCCGCGAGGCCGAGCGGGCCGACGCGCGAGCGGCGTACGACGCCGCGCAGGCCGTCTACCTGACCCGGCGCGACGAATGCGAGGCCGACTGA